Genomic window (Tribolium castaneum strain GA2 chromosome 2, icTriCast1.1, whole genome shotgun sequence):
aatcgaccaatcaCAATGTACCTTAAAAACACTTCTATTAATAGCTAGATCCAAGAATGCAAGAAATACAGcgtgtttaaaaattggcaTATTCCTAGTTCAAAGCGTTGCATAGAGAATCACTTCACTATTCCAAATGTAGAAACAAGATAAAGATTCGGGGCTTCCCCACAAAGATACATCTGTTTGAAGGTGCACTTCAGATGCACTTTAAATTGGGTTTACTTCAAATGCAGGCAAAAAATATCAGTATTTATTGCTATTTATGGTGTAgattactataaaaaatactaatgtaaaacaatttatttaaaaaattggcttaattttgaagtaaaaagaATCTTAAATTTTCGAACTTGTCcttaaaaatcagaaaaaaattagcaaaatttaaaatttttttactccaaaataaagctaatttaAAACTTGGACTACTAAAGTGACTACTACAATGCTCTGAACTCCAAATTCCCCAGTTTTTATATACGCCTGTATAAGGTGTTCATATAACAAAACAAGCTTGTTTTGTAGCTTATTTCCAAAACACCTTCGTCTATACTTCAAAATGATGTTAAATAAGGCGGAGggtaaaaaaagattaattttcaaacatttaaaggTTAATAACGGGCTTTACCACCTCGCTGAGACGCTGAGTAGGTACGTAACGCCATTTCcctggttaatttttaatgtgaatttgtataaatgtACATAAGAATTATGCcatcaaacatttaaaatattagtgCGTTTTTATGTGGTAACCATTTTGTATTCCATTGCTCTTTTCATTTTTCTCCATCCGTCTTCCATATTTGTAGGCTTGTTTGTAGAAATTGTCAAATAGATAATAGAAGAAAACAGCATTTGGCAACGTGAAAAATACCGACCACCTTGGATATCCACAATCGTAGAAAAGTAACTGACTGCTGTGCAAGAAAGCCACACAGAACTGTATCTgcaaaaaaacagcaaattacAACCGTTGACAATAGTGACAGAGAGTAATTATGAGTGAAACGGTGAAAACGATACGGTACGCTTACCACCCATAGGTACTCAATAATTTACTTAATATGATGTAATTACCATTTGTAGATTTGTGATATGTTTTTTCCACCAGAGGTATTTTTGAAACTGGGGTCCCATTGCAGCAAGCAAGTAATATGTGTACATTATTATGTGAACGAAACTATTAATGAACCCAATAAATATAGCATGCCCTCCTGGCATATACTTCACAACTCCCCAGCTAATCATCGGCATCACAGCGTGGTGATACAAGTGGAGAAACGACACTTGATTGTTCTTCTTTCGCAAAACGAAAAATACGGTGTCTAGGAGCTCAGATATTTTCGctaaatagaaaatataaacACCTCGAGCCACTCTTAAAGCATGAGGTGACCAAGAAAAGTCCACAGGCTCACACTTCCAACTGTATTTGTCCCAATAAGCTCCCTCCAGCGCCTGatgacataaaaattaattattgccAACTTAAGTGTTTTGTCAACTCACTTCCCAAAAGAGCCAAATACTTAAAACCACTTGAAAAGCGttatataatattaaaattaatttaaagtcGAAAGGCGGACGATCTTTCATTAGCCGAGGGCCGagttttgttacaaaatacaaatagaAACCAACAATAGGAAAAATCACAGGATGGGTCACCAAAAACCAATCGTTTGTCCGAGGatctagaaaaaa
Coding sequences:
- the sit gene encoding very long chain fatty acid elongase 7 isoform X1 → MASDIPSDDNQALMFFNDSIRDFEKIALRFRNIKEYILEGLAFFGKLKKMANGTVDKTFKGVYHFLFTELGDPRTNDWFLVTHPVIFPIVGFYLYFVTKLGPRLMKDRPPFDFKLILILYNAFQVVLSIWLFWEALEGAYWDKYSWKCEPVDFSWSPHALRVARGVYIFYLAKISELLDTVFFVLRKKNNQVSFLHLYHHAVMPMISWGVVKYMPGGHAIFIGFINSFVHIIMYTYYLLAAMGPQFQKYLWWKKHITNLQMIQFCVAFLHSSQLLFYDCGYPRWSVFFTLPNAVFFYYLFDNFYKQAYKYGRRMEKNEKSNGIQNGYHIKTH
- the sit gene encoding very long chain fatty acid elongase 7 isoform X2 is translated as MANGTVDKTFKGVYHFLFTELGDPRTNDWFLVTHPVIFPIVGFYLYFVTKLGPRLMKDRPPFDFKLILILYNAFQVVLSIWLFWEALEGAYWDKYSWKCEPVDFSWSPHALRVARGVYIFYLAKISELLDTVFFVLRKKNNQVSFLHLYHHAVMPMISWGVVKYMPGGHAIFIGFINSFVHIIMYTYYLLAAMGPQFQKYLWWKKHITNLQMIQFCVAFLHSSQLLFYDCGYPRWSVFFTLPNAVFFYYLFDNFYKQAYKYGRRMEKNEKSNGIQNGYHIKTH